From Neodiprion pinetum isolate iyNeoPine1 chromosome 7, iyNeoPine1.2, whole genome shotgun sequence, a single genomic window includes:
- the LOC124222913 gene encoding dynein axonemal intermediate chain 3, which produces MNSGKEAGVRETGGSLERFTEGVENGGSRGSEDELGPDQDENDGVQYAEHEYPEESRGEFDEELIGERYPMDEDEDEDEDEEGDLEADEYLGYEGEFSALDLAATSQMPGTTRSGKSIYERGSFLGSIPSFVEGGSSEFEMSMKRNYRRSTALGFEGIARIDLSPLTQKIVGCVIGENVTTEYPWMYVKKEIIEDNIDLHDESSDFLPIKDAVTEFSGTKMLIGYAPSSSEKGQFYVCVTEEAQDAVLENIEALRAEQENRVRNAVYKTVRKWTSLGSEIEVDSEIDKKTRPLYEIEVETTSDLLNLEMNFTDRGVDDQRDGYVELVSEREHFETVTRNVVGRGDQVKPYFKDVEAQTDPSMPNNMWTQYEYKCPVIDPATFDEEKSTAFTDFVEKYKDEVCDYVTVNENWDVYYNDYVSLVRNKRDTHPPEVIKYLEHQSYSAGKLCMDRVINSLNWHPLWTGTVAAAYTHHSKVETLSGPGDRDEVRRACEGNNKVLIWSFTDCLTPKLVLDSPREVTAISFCPLDGNVVVGGCANGQVAIWDIAGKIEQVETVEVRTPAQVKYRVAMQSLMTWMNETMSSSTIRPAAMSSLQHGQVAPITEIVWLPPYNKLDKNGRIQSLPADTEVSELTWQFATSSEDGTVAIWDLKYKPSDVGDGTARTKVKRQVSRPEPLVQAISPYKQLDRVFKPDYKLSVKRDDVLVPLSTVNVYFTTFPTIQLTEEVSRMDITTRRYHEQVIQKPDYEMEPFMVVGTTEGDLMRITWDGYEFSTGMMVNDEPAVIAARNKIHDGPVTVVARSKYLSRILITIGGKVFALWRDDCMDPIIWRKSKIKYTACCWGSCRPTLFLLAQSDGTIEVWDLLCQSEKPTFTQSVSGRNITGLVTHSLYLNPRCIAFSDYNGTLRVFTAPDVLMHFDESDIRWLEQFVDREVDRIKEFKEWQTRWSATNLENVERKRKLAEIDAEKQRLAEDDKRKREMEEAAVHIRESRAKRNIRSNPEEFLAQARERWKAMELRRMQRVILDKKGLRKDELEKQRAPMMMLREEVHRKKRKIKKILQTQDKIFEDSIAFLFPDQYRERRPTVSLKPPAALREKSVPEEADELAQLLKDKEAQPPVTQFQTQEEKFIYEFLETQAEALEMIRRNPYKPTFVWRKVLTEGKYRRKVMDLQLTRRNGHRRDYMHMKSIKEAARGNAKAGIVWFTSEIKHYDTDDQEQEQEQDQDQDQDSIGLEDEFQASAEQI; this is translated from the exons ATGAATTCTGGAAAGGAAGCTGGTGTCCGTGAGACTGGTGGGAGTTTAGAGAGATTCACTGAAGGGGTCGAAAATGGGGGTTCAAGGGGCTCGGAAGACGAGCTTGGTCCAGACCAAGATGAAAATGATGGCGTACAGTATGCGGAGCATGAATATCCAGAGGAGAGTAGGGGCGAGTTCGATGAAGAACTGATAGGCGAACGCTACCCGATggatgaagatgaagatgaagatgaagatgaagaaggaGATTTGGAGGCTGACGAATATCTGGGGTATGAAG GCGAGTTTTCGGCTCTGGACTTGGCCGCGACTTCCCAAATGCCTGGGACAACGCGTAGCGGAAAATCCATCTATGAACGAGGCTCGTTCCTTGGATCTATTCCATCTTTTGTCGAGGGTGGTTCATCCGAGTTTGAAATGAGCATGAAGAGGAATTACAGAAGGTCAACTGCATTG gGTTTCGAGGGAATAGCTCGAATCGACTTGTCACCCCTGACGCAAAAAATCGTCGGCTGCGTTATCGGCGAAAACGTGACTACAGAGTATCCATGGATGTATGTGAAGAAGGAGATAATCGAGGACAACATTGACTTACATGACGAGAGCAGCGACTTCTTACCGATCAAGGACGCTGTTACCGAGTTTTCCGGTACAAAGATGCTGATCGGTTACGCACCTTCGAGCAGCGAGAAGGGCCAGTTTTACGTCTGCGTTACAGAGGAAGCTCAGGATGCGGTACTCGAGAACATAGAGGCGCTCAGAGCGGAGCAGGAAAACCGCGTGCGTAACGCAGTTTATAAAACTGTTCGAAAATGGACTTCACTCGGAAGTGAGATCGAAGTTGACAGCGAAATTGACAAGAAGACACGTCCACTTTACGAGATCGAG GTCGAGACGACTTCGGACCTGCTGAACCTGGAGATGAATTTCACCGACCGCGGGGTCGACGATCAGAGAGACGGTTACGTGGAGCTCGTCTCTGAGAGGGAGCACTTCGAGACAGTAACTCGCAACGTCGTTGGACGTGGGGATCAGGTGAAACCCTACTTCAAGGACGTGGAAGCTCAAACTGACCCATCGATGCCGAACAACATGTGGACACAGTACGAGTACAAGTGTCCTGTTATAGATCCAGCCACTTTCGACGAGGAGAAAAGCACCGCGTTCACTGATTTTGTTGAGAAGTACAAGGACGAGGTCTGCGATTAT GTGACGGTTAACGAGAATTGGGACGTCTACTACAATGACTACGTTAGTCTTGTCCGTAACAAGAGGGACACTCACCCTCCGGAAGTGATCAAGTATCTGGAACACCAAAGTTACTCGGCTGGGAAACTGTGCATGGATCGTGTGATCAACAGCCTCAATTGGCATCCACTCTGGACTGGAACTGTAGCTGCTGCCTACACCCATCATAGCAAAGTGGAAACTCTAAGTGGACCGGGAGATAGGGACGAA GTGCGCCGGGCGTGCGAGGGCAACAACAAGGTGCTAATATGGTCCTTCACGGACTGCCTAACTCCCAAGTTGGTGCTCGACTCGCCACGAGAAGTGACGGCAATCTCGTTTTGTCCGTTAGACGGTAACGTTGTGGTCGGAGGATGTGCGAACGGCCAG GTGGCGATTTGGGATATAGCCGGTAAGATTGAACAGGTGGAAACTGTTGAAGTCAGAACACCAGCTCAGGTTAAATATCGGGTCGCGATGCAGAGTCTCATGACGTGGATGAACGAAACCATGTCGTCATCCACCATCAGGCCAGCCGCCATGTCGAGTCTGCAGCATGGCCAGGTCGCCCCGATCACTGAAATTGTGTGGCTTCCGCCGTACAACAAGCTGGATAAAAATGGGCGGATTCAGAGTCTCCCAGCCGACACTGAAGTCTCCGAACTGACCTGGCAGTTCGCGACATCAAGTGAAGATGGGACTGTTGCCATATGGGATCTGAA GTACAAACCATCTGACGTTGGTGACGGCACGGCGAGGACCAAGGTTAAGAGGCAGGTATCCCGACCAGAGCCACTGGTCCAGGCGATTTCACCGTACAAACAGTTGGACCGAGTATTCAAGCCGGACTACAAACTCTCGGTGAAGAGGGACGACGTTTTGGTTCCGCTTTCCACCGTCAACGTCTACTTCACCACATTTCCGACGATCCAGTTGACCGAGGAGGTATCTCGTATGGACATTACGACCAGGCGATATCACGAGCAAGTAATCCAAAAGCCGGATTACGAAATGGAGCCCTTTATGGTGGTTGGAACCACGGAGGGGGATCTCATGCGGATTACGTGGGATGGCTACGAGTTCTCCACTGGTATGATGGTCAATGATGAACCGGCCGTCATCGCCGCAAGGAACAAAATTCACGACGGTCCTGTCACTGTCGTTGCTAGGTCCAAATACCTCAGCCGGATCCTTATCACCATCGGTGGAAAGGTGTTTGCTCTATGGAGGGATGATTGCATGGATCCGATCATTTGGCGGAAGAGCAAGATCAA GTACACAGCCTGCTGCTGGGGTTCCTGCAGACCGACGTTGTTTCTCTTGGCACAGAGTGATGGTACAATTGAAGTATGGGACCTGCTGTGTCAGAGCGAGAAGCCGACGTTTACTCAGAGCGTTTCGGGCAGGAACATAACGGGGCTAGTCACGCACAGTCTCTACTTGAACCCTCGTTGCATCGCCTTTTCCGACTACAATGGCACCCTCAGAGTCTTCACAGCCCCTGACGTTTTGATGCACTTTGACGAGAGTGACATCAGGTGGCTGGAGCAATTCGTTGACCGAGAAGTCGACCGCATTAAAGAGTTCAAGGAGTGGCAGACTCGCTGGAGTGCTACCAACCTGGAGAACGTTGAGAGGAAGCGAAAACTCGCTGAAATCGATGCCGAGAAACAACGACTCGCCGAGGATGATAAAAGAAAACGGGAAATGGAGGAGGCCGCCGTCCACATTCGCGAAAGTCGAGCTAAGAGAAAC ATACGAAGCAATCCTGAAGAGTTTCTGGCGCAAGCTCGAGAACGTTGGAAAGCGATGGAGCTCCGTCGAATGCAGAGAGTGATACTTGACAAGAAGGGTCTTCGAAAAGACGAACTTGAGAAACAACGAGCGCCGATGATGATGCTGAGGGAGGAGGTTCACCGGAAAAAGCGGAAGATAAAGAAGATCCTGCAGACCCAGGACAAGATATTCGAGGACTCGATAGCTTTCCTGTTTCCCGATCAGTACCGGGAGAGAAGGCCGACAGTTTCGTTGAAACCACCGGCTGCTTTGCGCGAGAAATCCGTACCTGAAGAGGCCGATGAATTGGCGCAGCTGCTTAAGGACAAGGAGGCCCAGCCGCCCGTTACCCAGTTTCAAACCcaggaagaaaaattcatctaCGAGTTTCTCGAAACCCAAGCCGAAGCGCTTGAGATGATACGACGAAACCCGTACAAGCCGACGTTCGTGTGGAGGAAAGTACTCACCGAGGGAAAGTACAGACGGAAGGTTATGGACCTTCAACTCACTAGGCGCAACGGACATCGCAGGGACTACATGCATATGAAAAGCATCAAGGAAGCTGCCAGAGGCAACGCCAAGGCTGGAATTGTTTGGTTTACCTCTGAAATCAAACACTACGATACCGATGACCAGGAACAGGAACAGGAACAGGATCAGGATCAGGATCAGGATTCTATTG